A DNA window from Bradyrhizobium barranii subsp. barranii contains the following coding sequences:
- the groL gene encoding chaperonin GroEL (60 kDa chaperone family; promotes refolding of misfolded polypeptides especially under stressful conditions; forms two stacked rings of heptamers to form a barrel-shaped 14mer; ends can be capped by GroES; misfolded proteins enter the barrel where they are refolded when GroES binds) codes for MAAKDVKFSGDARDRMLRGVDILANAVKVTLGPKGRNVVIEKSFGAPRITKDGVTVAKEIELEDKFENMGAQMLREVASKTNDLAGDGTTTATVLAQAIVREGAKAVAAGMNPMDLKRGIDIAVAAVIKDIEKRAKPVAASSEVAQVGTISANGDAAIGKMIAQAMQKVGNEGVITVEENKSLDTEVDIVEGMKFDRGYLSPYFVTNAEKMTAELEDAYILLHEKKLSGLQAMLPVLEAVVQSGKPLVIIAEDVEGEALATLVVNRLRGGLKVAAVKAPGFGDRRKAMLEDLAILTGGQLISEDLGMKLENVTVKMLGRAGKVVIDKENTTIVKGAGKKPEIEARVGQIKAQIEETTSDYDREKLQERLAKLAGGVAVIRVGGATEIEVKEKKDRVEDALNATRAAVQEGIVPGGGVALLRAKKAVGRLTNANADVQAGINIVLKALEAPIRQISENAGVEGSIVVGKILENKSETFGFDAQNEDYVDMVEKGIIDPAKVVRTALQDASSVAGLLVTTEAMVAETPKKEAPPAMPGGGGMGGF; via the coding sequence ATGGCTGCCAAAGACGTCAAGTTTTCCGGAGACGCGCGCGATCGCATGCTGCGCGGCGTCGACATTCTCGCCAACGCCGTCAAGGTGACGCTCGGTCCGAAGGGCCGTAACGTCGTCATCGAGAAGAGCTTCGGCGCGCCCCGCATCACCAAGGACGGCGTCACCGTCGCCAAGGAGATCGAGCTCGAGGACAAGTTCGAGAACATGGGCGCCCAGATGCTGCGTGAGGTCGCCTCCAAGACCAACGACCTCGCCGGCGACGGCACCACCACCGCGACCGTGCTGGCCCAGGCCATCGTGCGCGAAGGCGCCAAGGCGGTTGCCGCCGGCATGAACCCGATGGACCTCAAGCGCGGCATCGACATCGCGGTTGCAGCGGTGATCAAGGACATTGAAAAGCGCGCCAAGCCGGTCGCCGCCTCCTCCGAGGTCGCCCAGGTCGGCACCATCTCGGCCAACGGCGATGCCGCCATCGGCAAGATGATCGCCCAGGCGATGCAGAAGGTCGGCAACGAGGGCGTCATCACCGTCGAGGAGAACAAGTCGCTCGACACCGAGGTCGACATCGTCGAGGGCATGAAGTTCGACCGCGGCTATCTGTCGCCCTACTTCGTCACCAACGCCGAGAAGATGACCGCCGAGCTCGAGGACGCCTACATCCTCCTGCACGAGAAGAAGCTGTCCGGCCTTCAGGCCATGCTGCCGGTGCTGGAAGCCGTGGTGCAGTCGGGCAAGCCGCTCGTCATCATCGCCGAGGACGTCGAGGGCGAGGCGCTGGCCACCCTGGTCGTCAACCGCCTGCGTGGCGGCCTGAAGGTCGCCGCCGTCAAGGCGCCGGGCTTCGGCGACCGCCGCAAGGCCATGCTCGAGGACCTCGCGATCCTCACCGGCGGCCAGCTCATCTCCGAGGACCTCGGCATGAAGCTCGAGAACGTCACGGTGAAGATGCTCGGTCGCGCCGGCAAGGTCGTGATCGACAAGGAGAACACCACGATCGTCAAGGGCGCCGGCAAGAAGCCGGAGATCGAGGCCCGCGTCGGCCAGATCAAGGCCCAGATCGAGGAGACCACCTCGGACTACGACCGTGAGAAGCTCCAGGAGCGCCTCGCCAAGCTCGCCGGCGGCGTCGCGGTGATCCGCGTCGGCGGCGCGACCGAGATCGAGGTCAAGGAGAAGAAGGACCGCGTCGAGGACGCGCTCAACGCCACCCGCGCCGCGGTGCAGGAAGGCATCGTCCCCGGCGGCGGCGTCGCGCTGCTGCGCGCCAAGAAGGCGGTGGGCCGTCTCACCAACGCCAATGCCGACGTCCAGGCCGGCATCAACATCGTGCTGAAGGCGCTGGAAGCCCCAATCCGCCAGATCTCCGAGAACGCGGGCGTTGAAGGCTCGATCGTGGTCGGCAAGATCCTGGAGAACAAGTCCGAGACCTTCGGCTTCGACGCCCAGAACGAGGACTATGTCGACATGGTCGAGAAGGGCATCATCGATCCCGCCAAGGTGGTCCGCACCGCGCTGCAGGACGCCTCGTCCGTGGCCGGCCTGCTGGTCACCACCGA
- the hisG gene encoding ATP phosphoribosyltransferase — translation MSAPFVLAVPSKGRLQENTEAFFARAGLKLSKAGGARDYRGTLAGLDNVEVAYLSASEIASQLSRGFAHLGVTGEDLVRENIADADKRVSLIDGLGFGYADVVVAVPQAWIDVRTMADLDDVTTGFREQHHMRMRVATKFINLTRTFFQSHGITDYRIVESAGATEGAPAAGSAELIVDITTTGATLAANGLRVLDDGVILRSQANLVASRDADWSPQARETARVILDHIAARARANKYREVRTRFQQCDAALLGEAHERFGVEAPFGGPTSSGMLTLHCPPGQLYALASFLREHGAETVSVVSLDYVFDRENPLFAKLEAFLRQ, via the coding sequence ATGAGCGCGCCATTCGTCCTGGCCGTTCCCTCCAAGGGCCGCCTGCAGGAAAACACCGAGGCGTTCTTCGCCCGCGCCGGGCTCAAGCTGTCGAAGGCCGGCGGTGCGCGCGACTATCGCGGCACGCTCGCAGGCCTCGACAATGTCGAGGTCGCCTATCTCTCGGCGAGCGAGATCGCATCGCAACTGTCGCGCGGCTTTGCGCATCTCGGCGTCACCGGCGAAGACCTGGTGCGCGAGAACATCGCGGATGCCGACAAGCGCGTGTCCCTGATCGACGGGCTCGGCTTCGGCTATGCCGACGTCGTCGTCGCGGTGCCGCAGGCGTGGATCGACGTCCGCACCATGGCCGACCTCGACGACGTCACCACCGGCTTCCGCGAGCAGCATCACATGCGGATGCGGGTCGCGACCAAGTTCATCAACCTCACCCGCACCTTCTTCCAGAGCCACGGCATCACCGATTACCGCATCGTCGAAAGCGCGGGCGCGACCGAAGGCGCGCCGGCGGCCGGCAGCGCCGAGCTGATCGTCGACATCACCACGACCGGTGCGACGCTCGCCGCCAATGGCTTGCGGGTGCTCGACGACGGCGTGATCCTGCGCAGCCAGGCCAATCTGGTCGCCTCTAGGGATGCCGACTGGTCGCCGCAGGCGCGGGAGACCGCGCGCGTCATCCTCGATCACATCGCAGCAAGGGCGCGGGCCAACAAATACCGCGAGGTCCGCACCCGCTTCCAGCAATGCGACGCCGCCCTGCTCGGCGAAGCCCACGAGCGCTTCGGCGTCGAGGCCCCGTTCGGCGGGCCGACCTCGTCGGGCATGCTGACGCTGCACTGTCCGCCGGGTCAGCTCTATGCGCTGGCGAGCTTCCTGCGCGAGCATGGCGCCGAGACCGTCTCGGTGGTTTCGCTCGACTATGTGTTCGACCGGGAGAACCCGCTGTTCGCCAAGCTCGAGGCATTCCTGCGGCAGTGA
- a CDS encoding DUF2076 domain-containing protein, protein MTPQERQLVDELFDRLSKLENAPRDPDAIAAISDGLRKAPGAVYALVQTTLLQDEALKRAHNRIQELEAAHAPEQAQSGGFLDTMRDSLFGGGPSRGSVPNVPPRDSRPVWNTGQAMPQTQPGYGAPPPYGQAYGQGPGQGQGPGQAPGQGYGAPPMGGGGGSFLGTAAAAAAGVVGGSLLLSSIRGMMGGSHQQAFGDTNALSGDRSAGGSPWGGSDQSGGSLSRDAGLNDIGSNRDRDDGSRQGLTDQASNDRDNNNDQNYDDNDHDNGNMDIADDDSDFGGGDDGGSDYA, encoded by the coding sequence ATGACGCCGCAGGAACGCCAGCTCGTCGACGAGCTTTTCGACCGGCTTTCGAAACTGGAAAATGCACCGCGGGATCCCGACGCGATCGCCGCGATCTCCGACGGGCTGCGCAAGGCGCCCGGCGCGGTCTACGCACTGGTGCAGACCACGCTATTGCAGGACGAAGCGCTGAAGCGTGCTCATAACCGCATCCAGGAGCTGGAAGCGGCCCATGCGCCCGAGCAGGCGCAGTCCGGCGGCTTCCTCGATACCATGCGCGACTCGCTGTTCGGCGGAGGCCCCTCGCGCGGCTCGGTTCCGAACGTGCCGCCGCGTGACTCGCGGCCAGTCTGGAACACCGGTCAGGCGATGCCGCAGACGCAGCCCGGTTACGGCGCGCCGCCTCCTTATGGACAGGCCTACGGCCAAGGCCCAGGTCAAGGTCAAGGTCCCGGTCAAGCTCCGGGTCAGGGCTATGGCGCTCCGCCGATGGGCGGTGGCGGCGGCTCGTTCCTCGGCACCGCGGCGGCAGCTGCGGCCGGCGTCGTCGGCGGCTCGCTGCTGCTCTCCAGCATTCGCGGGATGATGGGCGGATCGCACCAGCAGGCCTTCGGCGACACCAACGCCTTGAGCGGTGACCGCAGCGCGGGTGGAAGCCCCTGGGGCGGTAGCGACCAGTCCGGCGGCTCGCTCTCGCGCGATGCCGGTCTCAACGACATCGGCTCCAACCGCGACCGCGACGACGGTTCCCGCCAGGGCCTCACCGACCAGGCGTCGAACGACCGGGACAACAACAACGATCAGAACTACGACGACAACGACCACGACAACGGCAATATGGACATAGCCGACGACGACAGCGATTTCGGCGGCGGAGACGATGGCGGCAGCGACTACGCGTGA
- a CDS encoding L,D-transpeptidase, with amino-acid sequence MFKKMSVALLGSACTFIAGANSASAFDNSVPNDPPAVLYQPQVQPAPVRVASNANMGGGFIEFLFGDGPGRGPAYAPQQPVYQQQPGYYDQRRLPPMGEPQMQGGYQQGAGLQQEAVDPRQRPFDPRFEKQSVDYSGKETAGTIVVDTPNKFLYLVEGNGRAMRYGIGIGRPGFTWSGVKSITAKREWPDWTPPAEMIARRPDLPRHMEGGPENPLGARAMYLGSTLYRIHGSNEPWTIGTNVSSGCIRMRNEDVIDLYGRVNVGTKVVVM; translated from the coding sequence ATGTTCAAGAAAATGTCTGTCGCGCTGCTCGGCAGCGCTTGCACCTTCATTGCCGGCGCGAACAGCGCCAGCGCCTTCGACAATAGTGTGCCGAACGATCCGCCCGCGGTGCTCTACCAGCCGCAGGTGCAGCCGGCGCCGGTGCGTGTCGCCTCCAATGCGAATATGGGCGGCGGCTTCATCGAGTTCCTGTTCGGTGACGGTCCCGGCCGCGGCCCGGCCTACGCGCCGCAGCAGCCGGTTTATCAGCAGCAGCCCGGCTATTACGACCAGCGCCGCCTGCCGCCGATGGGCGAGCCGCAGATGCAGGGTGGATATCAGCAAGGCGCAGGTCTCCAGCAGGAGGCGGTCGATCCGCGCCAGCGTCCGTTCGATCCGAGATTCGAGAAGCAATCCGTCGACTATAGCGGCAAGGAAACTGCCGGCACCATCGTGGTCGATACGCCGAACAAGTTCCTCTATCTCGTCGAGGGCAACGGCCGGGCGATGCGCTACGGCATCGGCATCGGCCGTCCCGGCTTCACCTGGTCCGGTGTGAAGTCGATCACGGCCAAGCGCGAATGGCCGGACTGGACGCCGCCGGCGGAAATGATCGCGCGCCGGCCCGACCTGCCGCGGCACATGGAAGGCGGCCCGGAAAACCCGCTCGGCGCGCGCGCGATGTATCTGGGCTCGACGCTCTACCGCATCCACGGCTCCAACGAGCCCTGGACCATCGGCACCAACGTCTCCTCAGGCTGCATCCGCATGCGCAACGAGGACGTCATCGACCTCTATGGCCGCGTCAATGTCGGTACCAAGGTCGTGGTGATGTGA
- a CDS encoding co-chaperone GroES, whose product MAKSKFRPLHDRVVVKRIDAEEKTKGGIIIPDTAKEKPSQGEVVAVGPGGRDEAGKLIPIDLKVGDRVLFGKWSGTEVKIDNEELLIMKESDIMGVMA is encoded by the coding sequence ATGGCTAAATCCAAATTTCGTCCGCTGCATGACCGTGTCGTGGTCAAACGTATCGACGCCGAGGAAAAGACCAAGGGCGGCATCATCATTCCGGACACCGCCAAGGAAAAGCCGTCCCAGGGCGAGGTCGTCGCCGTCGGCCCCGGCGGCCGCGACGAGGCCGGCAAGCTGATCCCGATCGACCTCAAGGTCGGCGACCGCGTGCTGTTCGGCAAGTGGTCGGGCACCGAGGTCAAGATCGACAACGAAGAGCTCCTGATCATGAAGGAGTCGGACATCATGGGCGTCATGGCCTAA
- a CDS encoding ATP phosphoribosyltransferase regulatory subunit, with protein MTATATSNAAGSAAWADTLLLSFAQAGYVRAEPAILQPAEPFLDLSGEDIRKSLYLTTDLSGEELCLRPDLTIPVARDYLTSNRAGQPAGFSYLGPVFRYRSGQASEFLQAGIESFGRQDRAAADAEMLALALEATAAFGVRDVEIRTGDVALFNALLDALDLYPVWRRRLVKDFNRKISLEKDLEKLAAATTATRSEYEGVLAALAGSDRKAALAFVTDLMSIAGTTNVGGRTTAEIADRFLEQSTLKGGALPREAIAVLKRFLSIAGNPDDAVAELRALTTDAKLDLSAAVDQFESRVGFMAARGIDVKQTRFSTAFGRGLDYYTGFEFELHHRGNGAEPLVAGGRYDGLMTQLGSAEPIPAVGFSVWVDALTRIGRKVGA; from the coding sequence ATGACCGCGACTGCCACCTCAAATGCTGCCGGCTCCGCCGCCTGGGCGGATACGCTGCTCTTGTCGTTCGCGCAGGCCGGCTATGTCAGGGCCGAGCCCGCGATCCTGCAACCGGCCGAGCCGTTCCTGGACCTCTCCGGCGAGGACATCCGCAAGAGCCTGTACCTGACGACGGACCTGTCCGGCGAGGAGCTCTGCCTGCGCCCGGACCTGACCATTCCCGTCGCCCGCGACTACCTCACCTCGAACCGCGCCGGCCAGCCGGCCGGGTTCAGCTATCTGGGCCCGGTGTTCCGCTACCGCAGCGGCCAGGCCAGCGAATTTCTTCAGGCCGGCATCGAATCGTTCGGCCGCCAGGACCGCGCCGCGGCCGACGCCGAGATGCTGGCGCTGGCGCTGGAAGCGACCGCAGCCTTCGGTGTCCGCGATGTCGAGATTCGCACCGGCGACGTGGCGCTGTTCAACGCCCTGCTCGATGCGCTCGACCTCTACCCGGTCTGGCGCCGCCGCCTGGTCAAGGATTTCAACCGCAAGATCAGCCTGGAAAAAGATCTGGAGAAGCTGGCGGCCGCGACCACCGCGACCCGCAGCGAATATGAGGGAGTGCTCGCCGCGCTCGCCGGCTCCGACCGCAAGGCGGCGCTCGCCTTCGTCACCGATCTGATGTCGATCGCCGGCACCACCAATGTCGGGGGCCGCACCACGGCCGAGATCGCCGACCGTTTCCTGGAGCAGTCGACGCTGAAGGGCGGCGCGCTGCCGCGCGAGGCGATCGCCGTGCTCAAGCGCTTCCTGTCGATCGCGGGCAATCCCGACGATGCCGTCGCCGAACTCCGCGCGCTCACCACGGACGCGAAGCTCGACCTCAGCGCTGCCGTCGACCAGTTCGAAAGCCGGGTCGGCTTCATGGCCGCGCGCGGCATCGACGTGAAGCAGACGCGCTTTTCGACCGCGTTCGGACGCGGCCTCGACTATTACACCGGCTTCGAATTCGAGCTGCATCACAGGGGCAACGGCGCCGAGCCGCTGGTGGCCGGCGGCCGCTATGACGGGCTGATGACCCAGCTCGGATCGGCCGAGCCGATCCCCGCGGTCGGCTTCTCGGTCTGGGTCGACGCGCTGACCCGGATCGGCCGCAAGGTGGGAGCTTAA
- a CDS encoding protein phosphatase CheZ: protein MAIHRKRFRVEEAIVGEMPSPEMIEEAAPMHNEIMAELRAIRAQMAKGTVPLSGSAAMAAIDASTAHELSEARTMLDTYRAQIEQCDKLKVELDLIHDAIDRTKREIATLHGKSFDGGEMAKVNGELGAVVGGTEQATQQILEAAESIDQAASAMSKAQSADQQKRLADDIQERVISIFEACNFQDLTGQRISKVMTTMKFIEQHINAMMEIWGGVDAIKAHVPAPADTRSDDEKLLNGPKLAGDVGHASQDDIDALFD from the coding sequence ATGGCTATTCACCGCAAACGTTTTCGTGTCGAGGAGGCTATTGTCGGCGAGATGCCCAGCCCCGAAATGATTGAGGAGGCTGCGCCGATGCATAACGAGATCATGGCGGAGCTGCGTGCGATCCGCGCACAGATGGCGAAGGGCACCGTGCCCTTGTCCGGCAGCGCGGCCATGGCGGCGATCGACGCCTCCACCGCCCACGAGCTCTCTGAAGCTCGTACCATGCTCGATACCTACCGGGCACAGATCGAGCAGTGCGACAAGCTGAAGGTCGAGCTCGACCTCATCCACGACGCCATCGATCGCACCAAGCGCGAGATCGCGACGCTGCACGGCAAGAGCTTCGACGGCGGCGAGATGGCCAAGGTCAATGGCGAGCTCGGCGCGGTCGTCGGCGGCACCGAGCAGGCGACCCAGCAGATCCTCGAAGCCGCCGAATCGATCGACCAGGCGGCCAGCGCGATGTCCAAGGCGCAATCGGCCGACCAGCAGAAGCGGCTCGCCGACGACATCCAGGAACGCGTCATCTCGATCTTCGAAGCCTGCAACTTCCAGGACCTGACCGGCCAGCGCATCAGCAAGGTCATGACCACGATGAAGTTCATCGAGCAGCACATCAATGCGATGATGGAGATCTGGGGCGGCGTCGACGCGATCAAGGCTCATGTGCCCGCGCCGGCCGACACCCGCAGCGACGACGAAAAGCTCCTCAACGGCCCCAAGCTCGCCGGCGACGTCGGCCACGCCTCGCAGGACGACATCGACGCGCTGTTCGACTGA
- a CDS encoding glycosyltransferase family 2 protein, which yields MTLGSDVSGMTTTAASAAAKGLSIVVPVYNEAAGLAALHQRICDLAKTLQQRYRLRCEVVYVDDGSADATLSIARSLPADAVDVQVVSLSRNFGKEAALMAGLDHARLGAVMFMDGDGQHPPMLVEQLVRHWIEDGYDVVYTAKAHRDNEPFLRRVAVRGFYSLINWGARQKIPEDAGDFRLLSPRAVAALRQLPERNRFFKGLASWIGFRQIRVDYEPAPRTHGVTTFSAARLLGLSIEGVTSFSVAPLRFASLLGVILAGGAFLFGLSILWEVWTTGKQVPGYPSLVIGLMTIGGVQLIMIGIVGEYIGKILSELKARPIYFVAEHSEKHFETGKADDASKRTAAE from the coding sequence ATGACGCTGGGCTCTGACGTTTCCGGCATGACGACCACCGCGGCCAGTGCCGCCGCGAAGGGGCTGTCGATTGTCGTCCCCGTCTACAACGAGGCGGCTGGCCTCGCCGCCCTGCACCAGCGCATCTGCGATCTCGCCAAGACCTTGCAGCAGCGCTATCGCTTGCGTTGCGAAGTCGTCTATGTCGACGACGGCAGCGCGGACGCCACGCTCTCGATCGCCCGGTCGCTGCCGGCCGACGCGGTCGACGTTCAGGTGGTGTCGCTGTCGCGCAATTTCGGCAAGGAAGCCGCGCTGATGGCCGGCCTCGACCACGCCCGGCTCGGCGCCGTGATGTTCATGGACGGCGACGGCCAGCATCCGCCGATGCTCGTCGAGCAGCTGGTGCGGCACTGGATCGAGGACGGCTATGACGTCGTCTACACCGCCAAGGCGCATCGCGACAACGAGCCCTTCCTGCGCCGCGTCGCCGTGCGCGGGTTCTATTCGCTGATCAATTGGGGCGCGCGCCAAAAGATCCCTGAAGACGCCGGCGACTTCCGCCTGCTGTCGCCGCGCGCCGTCGCAGCGCTCAGGCAACTGCCGGAGCGTAACCGCTTCTTCAAAGGCCTCGCGAGCTGGATCGGCTTCCGCCAGATCCGCGTCGATTACGAGCCCGCGCCGCGCACCCATGGTGTGACGACCTTCAGCGCCGCGCGCCTGCTCGGTCTTTCGATCGAAGGGGTGACCTCGTTCTCGGTGGCACCGCTGCGCTTCGCCAGCCTGCTCGGCGTCATCCTCGCCGGCGGCGCCTTCCTGTTCGGCCTCTCGATCCTCTGGGAAGTCTGGACCACGGGCAAGCAGGTGCCCGGCTATCCCTCGCTCGTGATCGGCCTGATGACCATCGGCGGCGTGCAGCTCATCATGATCGGCATCGTCGGCGAATATATCGGCAAGATCCTGTCCGAGCTGAAGGCGCGCCCGATCTACTTCGTCGCCGAGCACAGCGAAAAGCATTTCGAGACCGGGAAGGCCGACGACGCCTCGAAGAGGACGGCCGCCGAATGA
- a CDS encoding ChbG/HpnK family deacetylase — protein MSAAAGLRRIWLCADDYGISPGVNRAIRDLIERGRLNATSVMMVGPAIERGEIEALQTAAKASPRCAIGLHVTLSAPFRPLTMHFRPLDGDMFMPFPKLLRAGLARRLDREFFRNEVKAQLAAFAEAFGRAPDFVDGHQHVQLYPQVRDGFVDAASEAAPKAWVRQGGRDLPLVQRLASPKAMVLDILSAQFRRRAASAGLSFNPGFAGAYDFTREADFGALMRQFLDGLPDGGLVMCHPGFVDDVLTGLDPMTDVREREHAYLSGDGFARLLADSGVTLG, from the coding sequence ATGAGCGCGGCCGCGGGCCTGCGGCGGATCTGGCTCTGCGCCGACGATTACGGCATCAGCCCGGGCGTCAATCGCGCCATCCGCGACCTGATCGAACGCGGCCGTCTCAATGCCACCTCGGTGATGATGGTGGGACCGGCGATCGAGCGCGGCGAGATCGAGGCGCTCCAGACGGCGGCGAAGGCGAGCCCGCGCTGCGCGATCGGCTTGCACGTGACATTGTCGGCGCCGTTCCGGCCGCTCACCATGCATTTCCGACCGCTGGACGGCGACATGTTCATGCCGTTCCCGAAGCTGCTGCGCGCCGGCCTTGCGCGCCGGCTCGATCGCGAATTCTTTCGCAATGAGGTCAAGGCGCAGCTGGCGGCGTTCGCGGAAGCGTTCGGGCGCGCGCCTGACTTCGTCGACGGCCACCAGCATGTGCAGCTGTATCCGCAGGTGCGTGACGGCTTTGTCGATGCGGCCAGCGAAGCCGCGCCGAAAGCCTGGGTCCGCCAGGGCGGGCGCGACCTGCCGCTTGTGCAGCGGCTGGCCTCACCAAAAGCCATGGTGCTTGATATCCTGAGCGCACAATTCCGCCGCCGCGCCGCCAGCGCCGGCCTCAGCTTCAATCCCGGCTTTGCCGGCGCCTATGATTTTACGCGCGAAGCCGATTTCGGCGCGCTGATGCGGCAGTTTCTGGACGGCCTCCCCGATGGCGGCCTCGTGATGTGCCACCCCGGCTTCGTCGACGATGTCCTCACCGGCCTCGATCCGATGACCGACGTCCGCGAACGCGAGCATGCTTATCTTTCAGGCGATGGGTTTGCGCGCCTGCTGGCCGACAGCGGCGTCACGCTGGGGTGA